Below is a window of Nicotiana tabacum cultivar K326 chromosome 19, ASM71507v2, whole genome shotgun sequence DNA.
GCTTGAGGGTCTATGAGTATTTTCACTATAGTTGTTGTTAATCCTTACAATGTATACTATTGACCCTCTTAGGCATATTAGTTGGTGAACAAAAATTGGACCTTGTTGTTAATCCCTCTACTGGTTTCCAAGAGGATAATATTGTGATTGACTCATAAACTACTTATACTTTCCTTCCTTCACCGTTCTATAACCAACTTGAATCATTAACGAGAGAAACCATTGAAAAAGAACCGTGGGTTGACAACTCATCATCTGAGTGGAGTCTTTCCTACAAAGATGTGGAAGGCATTATATTCCTCCAATGAAGCTTTATTTTTATTGAAGATGATGTGCTATTATCTATGGAGAATATAATGCCATTCTCGTCGGATACGATTTAGATTGTGTTGATTATTAAACAAAGGTTGTTATAACTAACAAAGATGCACATTTCTTGCACTCGTGTTGAGATAGATGTGCGGGAATACCAGGATCAATAAGATTAGTAATAAAGACATTCAGCTCAGGATAGGAGTAGTCTCGGTGGGGGACAAGATGTGAGAAGAGATACTTAGATAGTATGGTCATGTGAAGAGAAGAAGCATAGATGTTCATACaaagaggtgtgagaggttgactcTTGGTTGGTTTGAGAAGGGGTAAAGGTAGGcgaaagaagtattggggagaggtgattaggtaaGATATGGCGTTGCTTCAGCTTAcggaggacatgacccttgacaaGAAGCTGTGGAGGTTGAGAATTAAGATAAAAGGCTAGTAAATAGTCGAGAGTATTTGTTTCCAATACCAGTAGTAGTGGTTTGGCCTTGTATTATGTTATTGTTATATTTCTATTACTACATGTTATTTCTTTCGCTTCATTTTCTTATTATCTTATTGGTATTTGAGCAATCATAATATCACCCCATAATTGAGGTATTTGTAgtcttcaacaacaattactacaagggtaaaatgaaaaaaaataactaattttatcttgaaattctaaaatagtaaataatttgagacaactattcAGCTTATCCACCGTTTTCAAAAATAATGTCTCCTATATCTTCTCCAAATTCACTCCGGACTGAGTTAGTACCTGACCCTCTAGGTGCATACTTTATAAACTTTTCTGTTGGAACTCCTCCAAAGTTCCAACTGGCACTTATTGACACTGGCAGTCATATTAATTCGATACAATGCCAACCTTGCCTAGATTGTTACAAGCAAGATATCCCCATCTTCTATCCCGTAAACTCTTCAACCTTTAAGTTGATATCCTGTAATTCAGACAAATGCTTTTAGAATAGCTGCCAAAGGAATTGTATTCTGCGACCCACGTTGCTAGTAGTTACTCATTTGGTGATGTAGCCACAAAAACTTTCACTTTCTATTATGAAAATGGAGAAAAAATTTCTTTCCCAAGTATTGTTTATGGATGTGGTCACATATCCAAATCTACACTAGTGAACCCTATGATGTCTGGCGTAATAGACCTTGGCGCTTCTCATGCGTCTTTAGTGTCGCAACTTAGTCTAACATTTGGACAAAAACTTTCCTACTGTTTTGTGCCAAGGGTACAACTAGATATCCCTAgcaaacttacctttggtgacaatCGAGTTATTGTTAAACCTACCTTTGTGCACTATTTCTTGACCCTCTTAGGCATACCGGTTGGTGAACAAAAACATGACCTTGTTGTTAATTTCTCTACTATTTTTCAAGAGGAAAATATTGTGATTGACTTAGGAACTACTTATACTTTCCTTGCTGCACCGTTTTACAATCAATTCGATACATTGGTGAGAGAAGCCATTAAAGTAGAACCGTGGGATGACAACTCATCATCTGGGCTAAGTCTCTGCTACAAAGATCTGAAAGGCACTGATATTCCTCCAATGACGCTTTATTTTATTGGAGCTGATGTCCTATTGTCTGGGGAGAATATAATGCCTCCAATTCTAAATAGTAGCAGAATTCAGTGCCTAGCCTTTAAACGACCGGAAGATCAGTCTTTCTTTGGCAATATGGCCCAATCAAACTTTCTCGTTGGATACAATTTAGATAAAAATGATCGTATCTTTCAAGGCCATTGATTGCAACAAGTTGACCTGATTTAGTTCCAAAATAGGTTTCAGTCCGTATTATGAAATTATAATCTACTTTGCTATTTGTGAAGTTCCGTCCATATCTACCTAttaacaaagaaaatatttattagtGCTTGTTTATATTCTCTGTAATTGTACTTATTTGTCAGGGTTCATAATCATCATTTTATAATAAACATGATCAAACAAGAAAATAAGATTATTATAATGTATGCACGAAAAAAACCATATATTTACGAATAAAACTTTTCAACATGGTGTTAAAGAAATTTTCAAGGATTGAAAATTACTCCAACATATCGCTTCGGGCATAGTTAGTTATCCAAAGTAAGTTATGTTTTAGTAACGAAACATAAAAGATACATGTGCTATGAACATATAGAATGCGTGCATGAGATGTGCATCTTTTCTAGCCATAAAAATTTATCTTGATCTACCGTGCCCTAAACATATTTGTTAGCAATATCAATACTTTATGGCTTCAACACAAATTTAATCCACTACTTCACATCCAAATCACCTTTTTTTCATTAGCCTCTACTAAATtgaaaatgcataaaaaatatcatatttaTGAGTGCATGAAATGTGCATCTTTATTAGTTATAACAATCTTTGTCTGATAATTAACGCAATCTGATACTATAAAAGAaggactttatatatatatatcaaacgCTAATATTTGTTTGTTAGTTTtgcattttaaaacaaaatatatatatgaaattaaTGGTATTTTCTTAAAACTATAATATTGATAACCAAATATTGACTCATAAAATAGTTATAGGTCCACACAAATTGACACATAAGGAGTATTAAAAGGTTATCCCTTTTCTTTGCCTAAAGAGTGAACAAGTTTATACTAAGAGATTTCTATTATTAGGGAACAAGTTTACCTATAAATATATATAGGCTCTCtctttcatatttgaaggctcaacggatggttgggaaggggtgtctatcatatttgtcctttgtgagagatgttaatgctgatactcctactattgattttgtATCGGTAGTATGAtactttctggatgtgtttcctatagacctgaCGGGCATGCCACCCAACAAGGATATTGATATTAGTATTGACTTgatgccgggcactcaacccatttctattcctcagTATCGTATGGCAAcaactgagttgaaggaattgaaagagcgagggtgttctctgagattgacttgaggtttgggtattaccagttgaagatttgggactcgaatattctccagacgacattcaggacccgctacggtcactatgagttccttgtgatgtcttttgggctgaccaatgccccagcaacattcatgcatctgatgaacagtgtatttcagccatatcttgactcggttgtcatagtgttcattgatgatatcctggtttACTCACGTATCCAGGAGGATCAAGCACAACTAGGGATGAGCGTTCGATACTTCGATATGGTATTTAATAATTACGGTTTGATATTTCGATATTCGATATATCAATTGTGCATACCATATACAATACTAAAGAAGTTCGGTACGATTCAATATTTTCGtatttggttcggtacggtttcgaTATCATACCAAAGTCTTTCAAATCTCCCAAGATTATGCTATGCCTATTACCTAACGTCTCTTCTGACTTCTGCTGAGAATTCAACCACTCAAAGGAAAACTTAGAAAATGAATCTTGATAATTACATAGAGTAAAAAATAATTCCTGGAGTGCAGTGACCTAGATTTAACAGTTGCAACATTGGATTCTGAAAAGAAAATGTGAACATTGCAAATAGACAGCAGGAAATTTATGCTCTAAGatgatatttttctttctttcttactCTTTTACTCTAAGATGATATTGTTCTTTTGTCAGTAGCCTAAGGGAATCTGGCAAAGCTTTTCAAAGGAATGTAATGTTTGAAAAATCTAGCGACTCGAgcttcttgattttattttaatgtaGTCCTTCTCAGCTGGCAACCTCAGTGCTCTTTGACGGTAATTTCCTAGAAAAGAAAAATTTAAGATTGAGTTTGGCAAAAACAATGATTCTTAAATTCTTAAGTTCAAGTACGTAACTCAGATCTTTTCACTAGCTAAAACCCCCAAAACATTTATTCTTTAAATGCTCAAAAATAGATTATTCAACATAAGAAACTtaatgaaatataacaagttgaaacTAACATAAAACCTGAAGAATGAAGAAGTTGTGAACctgttgaagacttgaagattgAAAAATAAAGGTCAACAATGAGTAAATAAACAGTTGCTGAGGAGAGGAGTCGTTGTCGCCGAGGTCGTGAAGTCTTTGTCGTCATCTCTCCTATTGTAGTCATGAATTACAGAAAAAGTCAAGCAATGTTTTTGAGAGAAATTAGGGTTAGAAAATAGAAAAGGGAAGGGGTAAGCAGAAGCTAAGTTTTTCTGTATGCTCTCTAAGTCTCTACGCCCTAAGGGACTAACTAAGGCCTAAGGGATTAGGGGTGTTGGGCTTAGGTTTATTCTTGATTGggctgaaaaataaaaatagatatggGCTTGGACTTAatatatttcggtataccgaaatatcaaaaaATCAATACCGAGTACCGAACCAAAATACCAAAAAATCTATACTGAATAATACCAAAAAACTGAAAAACTGGATATcgaaatacaaaattaatttgGTTCAATTCAGAATttggtttttcaaattttatgcCCATCCCTATgcacaacatttgaggattgtactacagaggcTGAAGGGGGAGAAtttttatgccaagttctccaagtgtgagttttaacTTAGTtctgtggcgttcttggggcacgtggtgtccagtgaggggatgaAGGTGGATCCatagaagatagaggcagttcataGTTGGCCCAGATCGTCGCAACTACTGAGATTCAAagctttcttggcttggccggttattatcgtcgcttcgtggagggtctTCTCGTCTATTGTagcgcctttgaccaaattgactcagaagggtgctccatttaggtggttggatgagtgtgaagagagctttcaaaagctcaagacttccttaaccacaactccagttctagttttgccttcagcatcaagatcttatacagtgtattgtgatgcatctcggaTCGGTAtcgggtgtgtcttgatgcacgagggtagagtgattgcttatgcttcgcgttagTTGAAGCCCCGTGGGAAGAACTAcactgttcatgatttggagttggcagccatcgttcatgcattggagatttggaggcattatatatacggtgtgtcttgtgaggtatttacggatcatcggagtctccagcacttgttcaaacaaaaagatctaaaCTTGAGGCAGCAAAGATGGTTggggttgctaaaggactatgatattacctttttgtatcatcccgggaaggccaatatggtggccgatgccctAAGTAGAaaagcggtgagtatgggtagccttgcatttattcctattggtgagagaacgtttgcagttgatgtttaggccttggcaaaccagtttgtgagattagatatttttcagagcccaatcgggttctagcttgtatggtttctcgatcttccttatatgatcacatcagagagcgccaatatgatgatcctcatttgcttgtccttaaggacatagtttAGCACGGTGATGCGAAAGATGTTACTATTAGGGATGAtgaggtgttgaggatgcatggtcagatttgtgtgcctaatgtagatgggctataTGAGTTGATCTTTGAGGAGGCCCACATtttgcgatattccattcatccgtgTGCCGCAatgatgtatcaggacttgaggcagcactattggtggaggaatatgaagaagagttacgccgatcggaaggttcatgatgttgcttacatggttagGGAGAAAGTACTACtcagagtttcgcccatgaagggtgttatgaggttcggcaagaagggcaagttgagccctcggtacattggtttgtttgaggtgcttcagaggattggagaggtggcttaaaAGCTTGCCTTGtcgcctagtctatcgagtgtttatccagtgtttcatgtttctatgctccggaagtatgttggtgATCCGCCTCATGTTATGGTCTCCAGCATGgctcagttggatggtgatttgacttataatgtggagcagGTGGTCATTTTGGACCGACAAGTTCAAAAGtagaggtcaaagaacatagcttcattaaaggtgcagtggagaggtcagccaatcgagaaagctacttgggagaccgagcgggagatgcgaagcagatagctacgcctatttgagactccaggtatgtttctagacccgttcaaggacgaacgtttgtttaagagggtaGGATGTAATGACATGgctggttgttttgattgttgtagccttgttcccccatttacttcttattttatgctcaatttttgttatgtgacttgtcggggtagttggtttggttccggagatgtttcagaatgagatgagacacttagtctcaagattggacgcttaagttgaaaaggttaatcagatattgacttatgtgttaatgGCTCcgaattggagttttgatggttctgatagctccgttgggtgattttggacttatgagtgagtctggatagtgatttggaagtctgtagttgatttagtcttgaaatgacgaaagttggaaaattagaagttttggaaattgagaagtttgaccaagagttgactttgtggttatcggACTCGAATTTTGATTCTgggaattggagtaggtccgttgtgtcttttatgacttgtgtgaaaaactttgaggtcaatcagacgtgatttgataggtttcggcatcgattgtagaaattggaatttattagttttcattaggtttgaattggggtgcgattcgtgtttttgatgttgttttatgttatttgaggcctctactaagttcgtatcgtattttaggacttgtttgtataaTCGGTTGAGGTCACGGGGGCATTGGGTGGATTTCGGAGGGTTAGCAGAAGAATTTTAAACTTGAGAAAATGTTGATGGTTGTTGGACTGGTGAGAGAATCCATTGAAGTAGAACAGTGGGTTGACAACTCATCATCTGGGTTGACTCTCTACTACAAAGATCTAAAAGGCACTGATATTTCTTCAatgatgctttattttattagaGTTGATGTGCCATTGTCTACGGAGATATAATGCCTCCAATTCAAAACTGTGCCATTGAAGGAACTTTTGACCTACGAAAGATTTGAGAAGCAACTAAGCCAAGAAGATAGAGGAATTCATCAAGATTTCAACCAACAATCAGTGCAATAGAGGAGTTTGTATCGAATCATTACCATTAatgtttttctttatgttttaaaGCCTAATTGAGATGACTTTTTCCCTTGTTATGGAGTAATTCCCCTTAGGGTGTTGACATATATGGTGTATTGATAACTTGATTAGGGATTAGATTCTTGacaattgtttgaattaattaATGGAGTTTTAATTCGTACTGtgaagttatttattattttgattaATCGAAAGATCGGCTTGATATTGAATTTCTTTACATCATACACTCTAGTCTAAATTCGTGATTCAACTAGGTAATCAAAAGAGCCTCTTGAATTATTAATCGAactagaaaatagagaaatatttgtgagaagttaccctttagacTAAAACCATCATTTTATTCGTTGCAATTATTCATCGTGCTTCAGTTGGATTAATTACTAACATTAACGTTTAGTCAAAAGAGGAGCATTaacttcaaatataatataattatcTGTTGAATTCGTAAGAATCAACAGTATTATAGAGTGAACTAATTCAATTGGATCCCGAGTCAATTGTATTGCACCTGTCTAGTCAATTGcccttatttctctcattgataaTTCTTTGTTGCTCATATGTTATCTTCCGTGATCAGTTGTTAATCGTAGTTGATAATCATTCAATCAAGAGATACTTTTCCTAGATAGTAATTAACTAAATATTATTCGAACACTCTTTAAATTAAATCCTTGTGGAGACGATAAATTAACTATACTATCTTAGACTAGCGAGCAATAATTtagtgttgtgttttgcgctcttcaaattttggcgtcgttgccggggattggcaatcaatagtgttcaaaTCTCACTTGTGTGCAGGCAACATGTTTAACTTCTctggtgtatgactcgatcttctTCAAAAGAAGTGATTCCATACAATCCAGAGGTGGAAAAGCATCTGCGATAGTTGACGAAAGAGAAAGAACTCACTAGAAATATTTTGTGGAAACCTTCAACCCAAGTACACATGGATAATAAAAGTGATGATGGGGTAGACTTAGCTGCAATAGAGGCAACACAACAAAGAGAGCAAGCTACACAAATGGCAACTGAAGCAGCCCTTTGAGTTGCTGATGAGACTATCGAAGATGATGGGGGTCAAAGATTCAATCTAAATTGACTCTTGGATGAAGACCAGTTCAAAAATATGGCTCTGATGCCTGGAAGAGCATTAGGtaattatgctagaccggtataCAATCAAGACTGTCAAGTGTGTGACCTCCACCCATAGCAACAAATTATTTTGAGTTTAACCAAGGCTTGCTTCAAACCATCAAGAACAACTATGTATTTAAAGGGAAGGCCAATGAAGATCCTAACACTTACTTGATGGACTTTAATGAAATCATGAATACCTTCTAGTATAATGGATTATCAAAAGATGCGgtctacttaagggcattccccttttcatTGAAGGATGACGCGAAGCACTGGCTTTGAAGCTTACCATCTGGGTCGATCAGGACATGGAAGATATGACTAAAACGTTCCTTGACAAGTAATTCTCAGCTGCAAAAATAGTGAAATTCAGAAGGGAAATCCACAACTTATGCTAGAAGGACACTGAAACGGTCTTcgaagcttgggaaagatacaaggaGATAGTGAAAAAGTGTCAGCATAATGGAATCAGATTGTGGATGCAACTCCAACTTTTGGGATGGACTAGCACCTTCCTCATGACGAACTCTGAGTACTGCAGTTAGAGGCTCTTTAATGAAGAAAACTCCTGAGGAGATTGTTGCGATTCTTGATGAGCTCTCTGAAGTTGATAACCAATGACCCACTGAGAGTAATGATAGAAGAAAATCAGTTGGGGTTCACCAGGTAGACTCAAACACATCAGTGCAAGCCCAACTAGACACCATGGGCAGAGAGATAAGAAAGTTAACCTTAGCTAAGGTCCAGAGCCAGTCATCATCAGCTTGTGACTTTTGTGGAATGGGTCATCCAACGCATGTTTGTCAATCCTCGACTACAGATGAAGTGGTAAATTTTGTGGGGGGATTTAACAGAGGAAACTACCATAGTGGCAATAATTTTAATTCCATGGGGCAGAGGCACATAGGTTTTTCTTGGAGTTCACCAGTTGGTAGTACGAATGCATGACAACAGAATAACTCCAGACCCCAGGTACAAGGAGCTCCTGGTTTtctcaattagtagagacaacaATACCATCCTCCATAGTCGAATTATTCTAGCATGGAAGATCTGATGAAGACCTTTATTATTAAGACAAATGAGAGGCTTGAAACTCATGGAACAACTATTCGAAACTTGGAAAGACAGGTGGGTCAACTTGCTAATATATTGTCTGAGAGGGTTCAGGAACTCTCCCTACTGATATTGAAAGAAAtccaaaagagaaaataaatgcaGTGTCTTTGAGAAGTGGGAAAGTATTAAAGGACCTCATAGCAAAATAAAAGGGTGAGTTGATTGAAAGACAAGAAGAAATTAAACAGGAGCAGAAAGAGAGCAACAATCAAGAAGGTGAAGTGAGGGTAGATCCATATGATGGCCTGAAGAAGAAATGGAGGAGAAGGAGGAAAGCAAATACATACCTGCCTTAACTTTTCCCAGAATCAAAGAAGAGAGAAGTTGGACAAACAATTTGGGTTTTTTCTATAAGTGCTTAAGCAGGTGCATGTTAATCTACCTTTCATAGAGGTTCTCTCTCAGATGTGCCAACCTATGCTAAGTTCATGAAAGGAGATATTGTCCAATAAACGTAAGGTTAAAAGGGCATCGATTGTCtagctcacagagcattgtagTGCCATTTTGCAAAATAAGCTCTctcaaaagtgtggagatccgggaagttttactataccttgatCTTTAGGAAGTActaagtttgaaaaatatttgtgTGATTCAGGTACTTCTATTAATCTTATGCCTTTGTCTATTTGCAGGAAATTGGAAAGAGAGATTTGAGAAATCAGATCTATACTTGTATCTTTGCAGCCGACGGATCAGACCACAATCATACCTAAAGGAATTGTGGAAGATGTGATAGTTCGGATGAATAAATTTGTGTTCCCTGTGGGCTCCATTATGGTGAATATGGAAGAGAATAGAGAGGTACCTATGATTTTAGGGAGACCCTTCTTGGCAACTGGCAAATTTATTCTGGACATTCAAGAAAGGCAGCTCATGCTGAGAGCGGGGGAACAAAGGGTGATTTTCAAGTATAGGAAGCAATGGGAGCACCTATTGACGAGACAACTGCACATTCTGAATTCAAGACAAGGGCCCTAAAAGAGCGAGCTGGAGAGAGTAAGCATgacaagtgtggggtgtacccaaaGAAGGCAGAAAAATAACTTTCATCATGGATGTGTGCACTGGGTCGGGCGTGCAAATGGGATCTCGACTTCGATTCAGACCCATATTAGATGATTAAAGGGACTTTTCTTCACCTCTTGCCTTTTATTTATGTGTCATATAGACATGCCACAATTTTTGAGGGATCaaagttgaaaaaaaaagttttttttttctgaggtagtgtaataatttcctcttagtttttctttgtgccgcagttcttttccaagggttttgcttGAATCGGGTGTAGTCAGTTTTTATTTTATCGTGAATAGAGAAGTCTTATGCTATGGTGTTAAATGGAGCTGGCGTTTTTTGACTTTGTTGTGCCTTGAGAGTGGTGGGTGCCTTAGTTGTGACGCCTAGGATCAATTCTTGTCTCATGTATTATAGTGCcttgaattgtgtgattttatctttgcttaactgctttgactagagagtcagGATATATccgatcctaagtgagttatgtgccaatgtgCGTGTGAGGATTTTGTCGATATTTTGTGTATGTTAGTTGATATCTACAACTTGCCCTGTGGGTTTGCATTGTGAAATAGAAGTCTTgtttagtcttggaagtgatataggcgtttctttattgagataaatatatatatttacccACCTAATTATTGTGTATCTTTGTTAGCCCCATTGATCCTGTAATTCTATTTCTTTGACAACCACACTACAAGTCTGACCCCTTTGTTGAATTGACCATTTGCTTGAACATTTTATCTCTCATGAGcatttgaaatatttatgagcTTGTTACAAGCTAAGTGGATGTATGGTTgagtttttgagtggaactatagaAAAGAAGAAGGGGCACTATTTGAAAAATTTGTCAGAGCCACTTGTAGGGAATTGGAAAAATAATCAGAacttagaaagaaagaaagaaaaaaacgaGGGCAAAAAAGTTTGTGTATATATTAGAGAAAATAAATTTGATTCCTTGCTAGTGGTAGTTCTCATATtgtttgtgcttaaagaaattagGAGCTTCATGTTATTAGGCTGTGAAGGTTGGGATTTGGTTCAACATAAATGTGGGGTTTGAATTGTTAATGTATTTatattaaagtacttagggaggtgtagtcactatatccaaatatatcctacccatcccgcaacctacattacaaccaattaaagccttacttgatctttgactgaatgagctcaaattagtagattattacactacgggcaagcctatggtacgtcttctGTGGCATAGGAATCTTAATTCTGAGAGCGAgtaaattctttctatcttgagttcctaattgttcttgaaccttattgtgtgtggaacaactctctattgtttgtgtgagggcacatgacttGTGATGAAAAGGTAACTTCGTTGACCTTTGTATTAGTGTAAGTGAGTAGGTTTTGAAAAATACATGGTGCTTATGAGTTAAATCTTGAGACTAGGATGTTACGGTATGGTGCTTAGACAACTTTAATTATTCTTGCCaggatgagttaggagagttgcttGAAAATGTCGTCTCTATTTGaaatgtagtttgattgctcgaggacgagcaatggtttaagtgtcgggtgttgatagtaggctaGAAACCCATATTTTAGTCGTATATTACACTCTAATCAGtgcattttacttgtgtttgatcttaaatgatggtgatttgcacttattacgtgttttatgccttgtacgAAATGATTCCGGGCTATTAAGATAATTTGGAGTTAAATCGAATAAGTTGgagttttgaagtctgagtaaaagctcaagaaattaagccgggatcacgttcgggggtcaAGGACCAAGTTTTGATGTCAAAAAGTGAGAATAAAAGATTACCCTGAGAAAAATGCACTACCACACAGCGGGGCGCAAGGTGGTAGTACATTTTTCTGCAGAGTGTAAAAATCGGCCCTAAGTTCTCCACTGGAGCGACGCGCATGGGGAACCGTGCCATGTGTCGCGCATATGTACTTTTGTGAGAGTGCTTTCCCGTTTTGGCTTGGAAAGAGCCGTCCGGAGCcgttcctacatggtataaatacaccaaaaatatattttttaagaaacgTTTGACCTACGAAAGATTTGAGAAGCAACTAAGGCAAGAAGACACAAGAATTCATCAAATTTTCAACCAACAATTAGTGTAaatgcctatatatatatatatatatatatatatatatatatatatatatatatatatatatatatatatatatatatatatatatatatatatatatatatatatatatatatatatatatgtgtgtgtgtgtgtgtgtgtgtgtgtgtgtgtgtgtgtgtgtgtgtgtatttgtgTATGTGTAGGTTTAAAGAGTTGATTAATAGTTTGATAAATGGGGTAGGGATTGTGCTAGTTGAATTTTAAAGACATTTGGCCAAATATTGGCCCAAATTAGTGGCCCAATTCGATTGACCCAATCTAGATCAAGGCCAGCCCGTGTTGCAATCTAAACATCGTAATTTTATGACAAAACTACGCCGGTTCGTCTAGTGATCCAGAGATCAAATCTCAGTCGTTTAAGATATTTTGATCCAATAGTTCCGAGGCCCTCATCACCCATGGTATTTAATCCCCAAAATCCTGAAATTTTGCCCCTAATTTCCCCTATTAGTATCACTTTCTTCTCCCTCTCTTCTCACTCTCACCCTCTCTCTGCGCTACCACTTTTCCCCACCGTGCACCGCCATCGGAAATCACCCTCCAACGACGAACGGCCTCCAATCGGCCCCATTTTTTCACCATCTCCTTATCCCCTCTTCATCTTTCCA
It encodes the following:
- the LOC107807100 gene encoding aspartic proteinase CDR1-like is translated as MSGVIDLGASHASLVSQLSLTFGQKLSYCFVPRVQLDIPSKLTFGDNRVIVKPTFVHYFLTLLGIPVGEQKHDLVVNFSTIFQEENIVIDLGTTYTFLAAPFYNQFDTLVREAIKVEPWDDNSSSGLSLCYKDLKGTDIPPMTLYFIGADVLLSGENIMPPILNSSRIQCLAFKRPEDQSFFGNMAQSNFLVGYNLDKNDRIFQGH